A genomic stretch from Leptolyngbyaceae cyanobacterium includes:
- a CDS encoding chemotaxis protein CheB → MPTRDIIVIGASAGGVEALSQIVRGLPPDFPAAIFVVLHLSPHSTSVLPTILNRRGPLPAAHPSDGERIENGRIYVAPPDLHLLVKRGYIRLAHGPKENRHRPAVDPLFRTAARAYGPRVVGVVLSGSLDDGTAGLLAVKSRDGIAIVQDPEEALYDGMPRSAIENVKVDFVLSLSKIVPILVRLSYEQVKENPDSVYYGLAIESDMAELDMEAVQNNDRPGQESPYSCPECRGVLWELNEGNLLRFRCRTGHAFASESLLAEQSEALEQALWVALRALKEQSDLTRRLAKRAEKSSNHRTALRYKEQAEKVEMQAEVIRKVLLKNPGSHPKSNNSSETDLIDDGRDR, encoded by the coding sequence ATGCCAACACGCGATATCATTGTCATCGGAGCTTCCGCCGGGGGAGTAGAAGCACTTTCTCAAATCGTGCGGGGTTTGCCACCAGATTTCCCAGCTGCTATTTTCGTGGTGCTTCACCTTTCACCTCACAGCACTAGCGTTCTGCCCACTATCCTCAATCGTCGTGGCCCTTTACCCGCCGCTCACCCTTCTGACGGGGAGCGAATTGAGAACGGACGCATTTACGTAGCACCGCCAGACCTTCATCTATTGGTCAAACGGGGGTATATCCGCTTGGCACATGGCCCGAAGGAAAACCGCCATCGTCCGGCAGTAGACCCCCTGTTTCGCACGGCGGCACGAGCTTATGGGCCTAGAGTGGTGGGTGTAGTACTCTCCGGGTCTTTAGATGATGGTACGGCTGGTTTGTTGGCGGTGAAAAGTAGAGATGGAATAGCGATCGTGCAAGACCCGGAAGAAGCTTTGTACGATGGAATGCCCCGCAGCGCGATCGAAAATGTAAAAGTAGATTTCGTTCTTTCCCTTTCTAAAATCGTGCCGATTTTGGTACGCTTATCTTACGAGCAGGTAAAAGAAAACCCCGACTCGGTGTATTACGGCTTGGCGATCGAATCTGATATGGCGGAACTCGATATGGAAGCAGTGCAAAATAACGATCGCCCCGGACAAGAATCTCCTTACTCTTGCCCTGAGTGCAGGGGAGTTTTATGGGAACTCAATGAAGGAAATTTGCTGAGATTTCGCTGTCGCACCGGTCATGCTTTCGCATCGGAAAGCCTGCTGGCAGAACAATCAGAAGCTTTAGAACAAGCTTTGTGGGTGGCACTGAGAGCTTTGAAAGAACAATCGGATTTAACTAGGCGACTAGCTAAACGAGCAGAGAAAAGCTCTAATCACCGTACGGCATTGCGTTATAAAGAGCAGGCAGAAAAAGTAGAGATGCAAGCAGAAGTAATTCGCAAAGTATTGCTGAAAAATCCCGGAAGCCATCCAAAATCAAACAATTCCTCTGAAACCGATCTTATCGACGATGGGCGCGATCGTTAA